A genomic segment from Muntiacus reevesi chromosome 15, mMunRee1.1, whole genome shotgun sequence encodes:
- the ZFYVE21 gene encoding zinc finger FYVE domain-containing protein 21 isoform X2, with the protein MSSEVAARRDAKKLVRSPSGLRMVPEHRAYGSPFGLEEPPWVPDKECPRCMQCDTKFDFLTRKHHCRRCGKCFCDKCCGQKVALRRMCFVDPVRQCAGCAPVSRREADFYDRQLKLLLSGAAFLVTFGNSEKPDTMVCRLSSNQRFLLLDGDGDDHREIEVARIAAVQMLTEGLPPGGGNARATGMTLQYTAPGVEGLAQLTLTAGEDAEGSRRQATAWLAAMHKAAKLLHESRDQ; encoded by the exons ATGTCCTCCGAGGTGGCCGCGCGCCGCGACGCCAAGAAGCTGGTGCGCTCCCCCAGCGGCCTGCGCATGGTGCCTGAGCACCGCGCCTACGGCAGCCCCTTCGGCTTGGAGGAGCCGCCGTGGGTCCCGGACAAGGAG TGCCCGAGGTGCATGCAGTGTGACACCAAGTTTGACTTCCTCACCAGGAAG CACCACTGCCGCCGCTGCGGGAAGTGCTTCTGCGACAAGTGCTGCGGCCAGAAGGTGGCGCTGCGGCGCATGTGCTTCGTGGACCCCGTGCGGCAGTGCGCCGGGTGCGCGCCGGTGTCGCGGCGCGAGGCCGACTTCTACGACCGGCAGCTCAAGCTGCTGCTGAGCG GAGCCGCCTTCCTCGTGACTTTCGGGAACTCCGAGAAGCCGGACACGATGGTCTGCCGTCTTTCCAGCAACCAGAG GTTCCTGCTTCTGGACGGGGACGGGGACGATCACCGCGAGATAGAGGTGGCGCGCATCGCCGCCGTGCAGATGCTCACGGAGGGCCTCCCTCCCGGAG GAGGCAACGCGAGGGCCACAGGCATGACCCTGCAGTACACGGCTCCGGGGGTGGAGGGGCTGGCGCAGCTGACGCTGACGGCCGGCGAGGatgctgagggcagcaggaggcaGGCGACGGCGTGGCTGGCGGCCATGCACAAG GCGGCCAAGCTCCTCCACGAGTCTCGGGACCAGTAA
- the ZFYVE21 gene encoding zinc finger FYVE domain-containing protein 21 isoform X1 encodes MSSEVAARRDAKKLVRSPSGLRMVPEHRAYGSPFGLEEPPWVPDKECPRCMQCDTKFDFLTRKHHCRRCGKCFCDKCCGQKVALRRMCFVDPVRQCAGCAPVSRREADFYDRQLKLLLSGAAFLVTFGNSEKPDTMVCRLSSNQRFLLLDGDGDDHREIEVARIAAVQMLTEGLPPGDTLTHTSLPASRPVAEGGNARATGMTLQYTAPGVEGLAQLTLTAGEDAEGSRRQATAWLAAMHKAAKLLHESRDQ; translated from the exons ATGTCCTCCGAGGTGGCCGCGCGCCGCGACGCCAAGAAGCTGGTGCGCTCCCCCAGCGGCCTGCGCATGGTGCCTGAGCACCGCGCCTACGGCAGCCCCTTCGGCTTGGAGGAGCCGCCGTGGGTCCCGGACAAGGAG TGCCCGAGGTGCATGCAGTGTGACACCAAGTTTGACTTCCTCACCAGGAAG CACCACTGCCGCCGCTGCGGGAAGTGCTTCTGCGACAAGTGCTGCGGCCAGAAGGTGGCGCTGCGGCGCATGTGCTTCGTGGACCCCGTGCGGCAGTGCGCCGGGTGCGCGCCGGTGTCGCGGCGCGAGGCCGACTTCTACGACCGGCAGCTCAAGCTGCTGCTGAGCG GAGCCGCCTTCCTCGTGACTTTCGGGAACTCCGAGAAGCCGGACACGATGGTCTGCCGTCTTTCCAGCAACCAGAG GTTCCTGCTTCTGGACGGGGACGGGGACGATCACCGCGAGATAGAGGTGGCGCGCATCGCCGCCGTGCAGATGCTCACGGAGGGCCTCCCTCCCGGAG ACACTCTCACTCACACCAGCCTCCCCGCCAGCCGGCCCGTCGCCGAAG GAGGCAACGCGAGGGCCACAGGCATGACCCTGCAGTACACGGCTCCGGGGGTGGAGGGGCTGGCGCAGCTGACGCTGACGGCCGGCGAGGatgctgagggcagcaggaggcaGGCGACGGCGTGGCTGGCGGCCATGCACAAG GCGGCCAAGCTCCTCCACGAGTCTCGGGACCAGTAA
- the ZFYVE21 gene encoding zinc finger FYVE domain-containing protein 21 isoform X3 yields the protein MQCDTKFDFLTRKHHCRRCGKCFCDKCCGQKVALRRMCFVDPVRQCAGCAPVSRREADFYDRQLKLLLSGAAFLVTFGNSEKPDTMVCRLSSNQRFLLLDGDGDDHREIEVARIAAVQMLTEGLPPGDTLTHTSLPASRPVAEGGNARATGMTLQYTAPGVEGLAQLTLTAGEDAEGSRRQATAWLAAMHKAAKLLHESRDQ from the exons ATGCAGTGTGACACCAAGTTTGACTTCCTCACCAGGAAG CACCACTGCCGCCGCTGCGGGAAGTGCTTCTGCGACAAGTGCTGCGGCCAGAAGGTGGCGCTGCGGCGCATGTGCTTCGTGGACCCCGTGCGGCAGTGCGCCGGGTGCGCGCCGGTGTCGCGGCGCGAGGCCGACTTCTACGACCGGCAGCTCAAGCTGCTGCTGAGCG GAGCCGCCTTCCTCGTGACTTTCGGGAACTCCGAGAAGCCGGACACGATGGTCTGCCGTCTTTCCAGCAACCAGAG GTTCCTGCTTCTGGACGGGGACGGGGACGATCACCGCGAGATAGAGGTGGCGCGCATCGCCGCCGTGCAGATGCTCACGGAGGGCCTCCCTCCCGGAG ACACTCTCACTCACACCAGCCTCCCCGCCAGCCGGCCCGTCGCCGAAG GAGGCAACGCGAGGGCCACAGGCATGACCCTGCAGTACACGGCTCCGGGGGTGGAGGGGCTGGCGCAGCTGACGCTGACGGCCGGCGAGGatgctgagggcagcaggaggcaGGCGACGGCGTGGCTGGCGGCCATGCACAAG GCGGCCAAGCTCCTCCACGAGTCTCGGGACCAGTAA